The following are encoded together in the Alteromonas gilva genome:
- the waaA gene encoding lipid IV(A) 3-deoxy-D-manno-octulosonic acid transferase: protein MSKHATDYSPKWYQDAFRWFYSLLLVLIIPFAFVNLVRRGSTRSQEYNRRRFERFGFVAHAPKPDGYLFHCVSVGEVVAASVLIKRIMAEQPERQITVTTTTPTGSARVRSIFGDTVHHFYLPYDLHMAMAGMLKRIEPRAVFITEVELWPNFIHACWKRDIPVMVVNARMTDRSASRYHKFPILFEPMLCKLSHVCAQGERDYANYRFLGMPETKLTLTNNIKFDQASAQGSAPTGFLQLEHSQRKIVVAGSTHDPEETLLLGAYQTLKRQHPTLLLVLVPRHPERFEQVARLIGKTGLSFTQSAQANEVSSNCDVLLVNEMGKLNAVYSVADMAFVGGSIADRGGHNALEPAAYKLPVIMGPNTYNNPVICARLAEAGALHIVDSQQAIEALLGNWLTNPQAARTAGDAGFHELSKNSGALNKTMNVINRL from the coding sequence ATGAGTAAACACGCGACAGATTATTCCCCTAAGTGGTACCAGGATGCCTTTCGTTGGTTCTATTCATTGCTGCTGGTACTGATTATCCCCTTTGCCTTTGTTAATTTGGTCCGGCGTGGCTCAACCCGCTCACAGGAGTACAACCGACGCCGTTTCGAGCGGTTTGGTTTTGTGGCTCACGCGCCCAAACCTGATGGCTATTTATTTCACTGTGTATCGGTAGGGGAAGTGGTGGCCGCCTCTGTGTTGATCAAGCGGATCATGGCTGAGCAACCCGAACGGCAAATTACGGTAACCACCACCACACCAACCGGTTCAGCGCGGGTGCGGTCAATTTTTGGTGATACCGTGCACCATTTTTACTTACCCTACGATTTACATATGGCCATGGCTGGCATGCTAAAGCGCATTGAGCCCAGGGCTGTATTCATTACCGAAGTAGAGCTCTGGCCCAACTTTATTCATGCCTGCTGGAAACGTGATATTCCGGTGATGGTGGTGAATGCGCGCATGACCGACCGCTCAGCCAGTCGTTACCATAAATTCCCCATACTGTTTGAGCCGATGCTATGTAAACTCAGCCATGTTTGCGCACAGGGCGAACGGGACTATGCTAACTACCGGTTTTTGGGGATGCCAGAGACTAAGCTTACACTCACTAACAACATTAAGTTTGATCAGGCCTCAGCACAGGGTTCAGCGCCGACTGGATTCCTGCAGTTAGAGCACAGCCAACGCAAAATTGTGGTTGCTGGCAGCACCCACGATCCAGAGGAAACGCTGTTGTTAGGCGCTTATCAGACACTTAAACGGCAGCATCCGACATTGTTGCTGGTGCTCGTGCCTCGCCACCCTGAGCGCTTCGAGCAGGTAGCACGGCTGATCGGTAAAACGGGGCTTTCCTTTACTCAAAGTGCGCAGGCGAACGAGGTGAGCAGCAATTGTGATGTGTTACTGGTAAATGAGATGGGTAAACTCAACGCCGTGTATTCAGTGGCCGATATGGCATTTGTCGGCGGCAGTATAGCCGATCGTGGCGGTCACAATGCCCTCGAGCCTGCGGCCTATAAACTGCCGGTAATCATGGGGCCGAATACCTATAATAACCCGGTGATTTGTGCCAGGTTAGCAGAGGCCGGTGCGTTGCACATTGTTGATAGCCAGCAAGCCATAGAAGCATTACTGGGTAATTGGCTAACCAACCCCCAGGCGGCGCGAACCGCGGGTGATGCCGGGTTCCACGAACTCAGCAAAAACAGTGGGGCACTGAATAAAACCATGAACGTTATAAACCGGCTGTAA
- a CDS encoding glycosyltransferase, producing MRILHLELGRHLYGGAKQVEYLINAIHQQSNAEQLLVCAAGSDIAGLDLPGCNVIPLPYAGEADISLVWRLSALIRNHKPDIFHTHSRRGADVWGALVARNCNIPAVCTRRVDNVEGALSKFKYAQYKAVISISEGVKKVVSTRCPATVHQQVIHSAVDLAEFNYSADKAWFYHKFDIPSGVKVIANFAQLITRKGQSELISAMQEVVKHHPNTLCLLFGKGKMHSEYQRQVDRAGLQQHVRLCGFTNEVAKILPNIDLLVHPAHAEGLGVILLQAGACKVPVIASPSGGIPEIIIDRQTGWLTPAGNSQLLGDTIANALNSAELRQQYGQNLYDHVSTHFSTAAMAREYIELYNELKN from the coding sequence ATGCGTATTTTACACCTGGAACTGGGCCGCCATTTATATGGTGGGGCCAAACAGGTTGAATACCTGATCAACGCTATTCATCAGCAAAGTAACGCCGAGCAACTGCTGGTGTGCGCCGCTGGCAGCGATATCGCCGGGCTCGATTTGCCGGGTTGCAACGTGATACCACTGCCTTACGCCGGTGAAGCGGATATTTCCCTGGTGTGGCGACTCTCAGCGCTTATCCGCAACCACAAGCCCGACATTTTTCACACTCACAGCCGCAGAGGCGCCGATGTATGGGGCGCGTTAGTGGCGCGCAATTGCAATATTCCGGCAGTGTGTACGCGGCGGGTTGATAATGTTGAGGGCGCACTGAGCAAGTTTAAATATGCACAGTACAAGGCGGTGATCAGTATTTCTGAAGGGGTTAAAAAGGTTGTTTCAACCCGCTGCCCGGCCACGGTGCATCAGCAGGTCATTCATTCTGCGGTTGATTTGGCTGAATTTAACTATAGTGCCGATAAAGCGTGGTTTTACCACAAATTTGATATTCCGAGCGGAGTTAAGGTGATTGCCAATTTTGCCCAGCTTATTACCCGTAAAGGGCAAAGCGAGCTAATTAGCGCCATGCAGGAGGTTGTAAAACATCACCCCAACACCCTGTGTTTACTGTTTGGTAAAGGCAAGATGCACTCTGAATACCAGCGCCAGGTAGACCGTGCAGGACTACAGCAACACGTGCGATTATGTGGGTTCACTAACGAGGTGGCTAAAATACTGCCCAATATCGACTTACTGGTACACCCGGCCCATGCCGAAGGGCTCGGCGTAATACTATTGCAAGCCGGAGCCTGCAAAGTACCCGTGATTGCCAGTCCGTCGGGTGGTATTCCAGAGATTATTATTGATCGGCAAACCGGCTGGTTAACACCGGCAGGGAATTCGCAACTCCTGGGCGATACGATTGCTAATGCGCTTAATTCAGCTGAATTACGCCAACAATACGGCCAGAATTTATATGACCATGTCAGCACTCACTTCTCTACAGCAGCGATGGCCAGGGAATACATCGAGCTTTATAACGAGCTAAAGAACTGA
- the purU gene encoding formyltetrahydrofolate deformylase, with protein MHQTFRLIIDCPDQVGLVAGVAQFLADHKASILEASHHTDVQTGRFFMRHEISTDSLTLSYEHFLEAFTPLANEFQMQWKLTDSNQRRRVALLTSVESHCLVDILHRWHTGELKCDIPCIIGNHPQMKQFADWYKVPFHWVDFKSLGKENAFKQIEVLLDEYAIDLTVLARFMQILPDALCRKLAGQAINIHHSFLPSFAGARPYQQAYDRGVKLIGATCHYVTSDLDEGPIIEQSVKRISHSDTVADMVRKGKDCEVNALANGVRCHLEDRVIIHQNKTVVFA; from the coding sequence ATGCATCAAACCTTCAGACTTATTATAGATTGTCCGGACCAGGTAGGTCTGGTCGCCGGTGTTGCTCAGTTCTTAGCTGATCACAAAGCCTCTATCCTGGAAGCCAGCCACCATACCGATGTTCAAACCGGGCGTTTCTTTATGCGTCATGAGATTAGCACCGATTCGCTGACCCTTTCCTACGAGCACTTTCTCGAGGCGTTCACACCGCTGGCTAACGAATTTCAAATGCAATGGAAACTCACCGATTCTAACCAACGTCGACGGGTAGCCTTGTTAACCAGCGTCGAGTCCCATTGTTTAGTCGACATTTTGCATCGCTGGCATACTGGCGAGTTAAAGTGCGATATTCCCTGTATTATCGGCAACCACCCACAAATGAAACAGTTTGCCGACTGGTATAAGGTGCCGTTCCACTGGGTGGATTTTAAGAGTCTCGGCAAGGAGAACGCGTTTAAACAAATTGAAGTACTGCTTGATGAGTATGCCATCGATCTCACGGTACTCGCCCGCTTTATGCAAATTCTGCCTGATGCACTGTGCCGCAAGCTGGCCGGGCAGGCTATCAATATTCACCATAGCTTTTTACCTTCTTTTGCCGGTGCACGCCCCTACCAACAAGCCTACGATCGCGGTGTAAAGTTAATTGGCGCAACCTGTCATTATGTGACCAGCGATCTTGATGAAGGTCCCATCATTGAACAGAGCGTAAAACGCATCAGCCATAGTGATACAGTGGCCGACATGGTACGTAAAGGTAAAGACTGCGAAGTAAACGCACTGGCCAACGGCGTACGTTGTCACCTGGAAGACCGGGTTATCATTCATCAGAACAAGACCGTGGTTTTCGCCTAA
- the cmr6 gene encoding type III-B CRISPR module RAMP protein Cmr6, whose amino-acid sequence MSSGNAMELKNSADIDSYNDLAKRAHPGLIFDKIFPVSISIHDKQGKVNNRSEKGVLFNALADANSNAEVFNNELLILPASLKQALQAKPSKLDNSSATGDAIKRQVKLVNSLRGKTFQVKSNWRFITGTGNAHRSELGMTFHHQLGAPYLPGSGVKGMLRAYLETLAEEFEDEDSNELFSLIDKVFGKANSDSDDTQPGCVCFFDALPTKRPKLCVDVMTPHFDKWYEKGGNETHALSNTPNEWSDPLPVQFLSVSDITLQFAIAPSPNTTEQVSDDELVFLVEMLKMALSEYGAGAKSSVGYGFFEACSI is encoded by the coding sequence ATGTCTTCAGGAAATGCCATGGAACTGAAAAACTCGGCGGATATCGATAGCTACAACGACTTAGCTAAACGCGCCCATCCGGGCCTGATTTTCGATAAAATTTTTCCAGTATCTATATCAATACATGATAAACAGGGCAAAGTTAACAACCGAAGTGAAAAAGGCGTTCTTTTTAACGCGCTTGCGGATGCGAACTCCAACGCAGAAGTATTCAATAATGAATTACTGATTTTGCCGGCTTCACTCAAGCAGGCGTTGCAAGCAAAACCCTCGAAACTTGATAATAGCAGTGCTACAGGCGATGCGATAAAACGCCAGGTAAAACTTGTTAACTCTTTGCGGGGAAAAACATTTCAGGTGAAATCCAATTGGCGGTTTATCACAGGCACGGGAAATGCACATCGCTCAGAATTAGGTATGACTTTTCATCATCAATTAGGCGCGCCCTACTTGCCGGGTTCTGGTGTAAAAGGGATGCTGCGCGCCTACCTGGAAACACTGGCAGAAGAGTTCGAAGATGAAGATAGTAATGAGTTATTTTCATTAATAGACAAAGTGTTTGGTAAAGCAAATAGCGACAGTGATGACACGCAACCAGGGTGTGTGTGTTTCTTTGACGCACTACCTACGAAACGTCCTAAATTATGCGTGGACGTAATGACACCGCACTTTGATAAATGGTACGAAAAGGGCGGAAATGAAACTCACGCACTTTCCAATACACCTAATGAATGGAGTGATCCTCTTCCAGTACAATTTTTGTCAGTGAGCGATATTACGTTACAGTTTGCTATTGCACCTTCCCCAAATACGACTGAACAGGTGTCTGATGATGAACTTGTGTTTTTAGTTGAGATGCTCAAAATGGCTTTGTCAGAGTATGGTGCAGGCGCTAAATCATCTGTCGGGTATGGTTTTTTTGAGGCTTGCAGTATTTAA
- a CDS encoding M3 family metallopeptidase — MLTIKKTLTASAIVLALAGCSEAPTATEPTPQPAAVAPTSDNVLLEPFKGPYGGVPAFESMQLELLMPAMEAAMAEHLREIDAIATNEEAPTFANTIVAYEKAGDTIGRVYTYYGIWSSNVSSPEFRDIQRELSPKLSAYRSQINQNTQLFERIKAVYESDELATLTAEEQRITWLIYNSFARNGATLEGEAKARYAEINKELASLHTQFSNNVLADEENYVTYISKDQLDGLPDTFVKAAAAAAAQRGKEGQYAITNTRSSMDPFLTYSTHRDLRETVWRTYYGRGDNGDEFDNNAIIKQILTLRHERIKLLGYDNYAQWRLEDRMAKNPENAMDLMMKVWPAALARVEEEVADMQAIADGLGDDITIKPWDYRYYAEKVRIAKYDLDSNEVKQYLQLDKLREAMFYVAGRLFNFDFTPVPAGSVPVFHPDVKVWEVADKDSGELIGLWYLDPFARQGKRSGAWATTYRSHTTFDGDKNVLSSNNSNFVKGPDGEPTLISWDDAETYFHEFGHALHFLSASVKYPTSHSGVRDYTEFQSQLLERWLTTDEVINQYLVHYETGEPIPASLIAKIKKASTFNEGFKTTEYMASAIMDLLYHTTDPANIEPDTFEREQLKALGMPEEIVMRHRTPHFGHIFSGEGYSAGYYGYMWAEVLTADAAEAFENAPGGFYDEEVSERLVKYLFSVRNAMDPAEAYRKFRGRDANVEALMRDRGFPVTSEDN; from the coding sequence ATGCTAACTATAAAAAAAACCCTGACTGCGTCAGCCATAGTGCTGGCGTTGGCAGGCTGCAGTGAAGCACCGACTGCGACCGAACCGACCCCACAGCCAGCAGCTGTAGCGCCCACCTCTGACAACGTTTTACTTGAGCCTTTCAAAGGGCCTTATGGCGGCGTTCCGGCTTTTGAGTCCATGCAACTGGAACTATTAATGCCAGCCATGGAAGCCGCAATGGCAGAACACTTACGCGAAATTGACGCGATCGCCACCAATGAAGAAGCCCCCACCTTTGCCAATACCATTGTTGCCTACGAAAAGGCAGGCGACACCATTGGCCGGGTCTATACCTATTATGGTATCTGGAGCTCCAATGTATCGAGCCCGGAATTTCGCGATATTCAACGTGAATTGAGCCCGAAATTATCTGCCTATCGCTCCCAGATAAATCAAAACACGCAATTATTTGAGCGTATTAAAGCCGTTTACGAAAGTGATGAACTGGCAACGCTGACTGCTGAAGAGCAGCGTATAACCTGGTTGATTTATAATAGTTTTGCGCGCAATGGCGCCACCCTTGAAGGTGAAGCAAAAGCCCGTTACGCCGAAATCAACAAAGAACTGGCCAGCTTGCACACGCAGTTCTCCAATAACGTCCTGGCCGATGAAGAGAACTACGTCACTTACATTAGTAAAGACCAGCTCGATGGTCTGCCGGATACTTTTGTAAAGGCCGCTGCTGCTGCAGCCGCGCAGCGTGGGAAAGAAGGCCAGTACGCGATTACCAACACGCGCTCGTCGATGGACCCGTTTTTAACTTATTCAACCCACCGGGATCTGCGTGAAACCGTGTGGCGCACGTATTACGGCCGTGGCGACAATGGTGATGAGTTTGACAATAACGCCATCATTAAGCAAATTCTTACCTTGCGCCATGAACGCATTAAGTTGTTGGGTTATGACAACTACGCCCAGTGGCGCTTAGAAGACCGCATGGCCAAAAATCCCGAAAACGCCATGGACTTAATGATGAAGGTCTGGCCGGCGGCGCTGGCCCGGGTAGAAGAAGAAGTGGCGGATATGCAGGCCATTGCCGATGGGCTGGGTGATGATATTACTATTAAGCCCTGGGATTACCGCTATTATGCCGAGAAGGTGCGCATTGCCAAGTATGACCTGGACTCCAATGAAGTTAAGCAATACCTGCAGTTAGATAAGCTGCGCGAAGCCATGTTCTATGTTGCCGGGCGTTTGTTCAACTTCGACTTTACACCCGTGCCGGCTGGCAGTGTGCCTGTGTTCCACCCTGACGTGAAAGTGTGGGAAGTGGCCGATAAAGATTCCGGTGAGTTGATAGGTTTGTGGTACCTCGATCCTTTCGCCCGACAAGGCAAACGTTCCGGCGCCTGGGCCACCACCTATCGCAGCCATACCACTTTTGACGGTGACAAGAATGTGTTGTCGTCAAATAACTCTAACTTTGTGAAAGGCCCGGACGGTGAACCTACGCTAATATCCTGGGATGATGCGGAGACGTATTTCCACGAGTTTGGCCATGCACTGCACTTCCTTTCAGCGTCGGTTAAATATCCAACCTCTCACTCAGGTGTTAGAGACTATACGGAGTTTCAGTCGCAATTACTGGAGCGCTGGCTAACCACTGATGAAGTGATTAACCAATACCTTGTGCATTATGAAACCGGTGAGCCAATCCCGGCTAGCCTGATTGCCAAAATCAAAAAGGCCTCAACATTTAATGAAGGTTTTAAAACCACCGAGTATATGGCGTCAGCCATTATGGACTTGCTGTATCACACCACCGATCCAGCCAACATTGAGCCTGATACTTTTGAGCGTGAACAACTCAAGGCGCTGGGTATGCCTGAAGAAATTGTAATGCGCCATCGCACCCCGCACTTTGGGCACATTTTCTCTGGTGAAGGTTATTCGGCAGGTTATTACGGCTACATGTGGGCAGAAGTGCTTACTGCCGATGCCGCCGAAGCCTTTGAAAATGCACCCGGTGGTTTTTATGACGAAGAAGTTTCGGAGCGATTGGTGAAATACCTGTTCTCGGTACGAAATGCCATGGACCCAGCCGAAGCGTATCGTAAGTTCCGTGGTCGCGACGCAAACGTTGAAGCGCTGATGCGTGACCGCGGTTTCCCGGTAACTTCAGAAGATAACTAA
- the waaF gene encoding lipopolysaccharide heptosyltransferase II, translated as MSEPCAKPAVLIIRLSAMGDIVMASGLPSTIKKHFTTDIQLIWMVESPYKGLVENHPDVNGVICWPKQHWRQLLRLRHYVTLVKSIIAFRKQLRAYRFDLVIDAQGLLKSALLAWLTGARKRIGFKSKEYSHWLLTESHNKPLSSQISSEYVYLGARFSDMPYTLVMPLTVQDRNEVDKAFSKHGINGNVISIAPYTTRPQKHWTNAHWHCLIKQFLEQEYTVVILGGPQDKAEAERLCSDYDRCYALAGQLSMTGSAAAIERSRLLVGVDTGLTHMAIALNRPAVALFGSTRPYTRTHTTTTRVLYTEMACAPCKRHPVCHGRYDCMQQLTPQRVIHTATELLR; from the coding sequence ATGTCAGAACCGTGTGCCAAACCCGCCGTGCTCATTATCAGGCTAAGTGCAATGGGCGATATTGTAATGGCCTCAGGTCTGCCGTCCACTATAAAAAAGCACTTTACCACTGACATTCAGCTTATCTGGATGGTGGAATCGCCCTATAAAGGGCTGGTGGAAAACCATCCCGACGTAAATGGGGTTATATGCTGGCCAAAACAACACTGGCGCCAACTGCTCAGGCTGCGCCATTATGTTACCTTAGTAAAGTCGATAATCGCCTTTCGAAAGCAGCTTCGCGCGTACCGGTTCGACCTGGTAATCGATGCCCAGGGCCTGCTAAAAAGCGCACTGCTGGCGTGGCTGACCGGTGCCCGCAAACGCATCGGCTTTAAAAGCAAAGAGTATAGTCACTGGCTGCTCACCGAGTCGCATAACAAACCTTTATCCAGTCAAATCAGCAGTGAATATGTTTACTTGGGTGCGAGGTTTAGTGATATGCCTTATACATTGGTTATGCCGCTAACCGTGCAGGATCGCAATGAGGTAGACAAGGCATTCAGCAAGCACGGCATTAACGGTAATGTTATCAGTATTGCGCCGTATACCACCCGTCCGCAAAAACACTGGACGAACGCCCACTGGCATTGCCTTATTAAGCAATTTCTCGAGCAAGAGTACACGGTTGTAATACTTGGCGGGCCTCAGGATAAAGCCGAGGCAGAACGGCTGTGTAGTGACTATGACCGCTGTTATGCCCTGGCTGGCCAGTTGAGTATGACAGGCAGTGCCGCCGCGATTGAACGCTCCCGCCTTTTAGTTGGCGTGGATACCGGCCTGACCCATATGGCTATTGCACTTAACCGCCCGGCTGTCGCGTTGTTTGGCTCTACCCGCCCCTACACCCGGACTCACACTACCACCACCCGAGTGCTGTATACCGAAATGGCATGCGCACCATGTAAACGTCATCCGGTATGCCATGGCAGGTACGACTGCATGCAACAATTAACGCCCCAACGTGTAATCCACACTGCCACGGAGCTTCTGCGCTAA
- a CDS encoding cation:proton antiporter: MSDPTIALVSVGLLSISCQYLAYKIRLPAILPLLVVGILVGPVFNVLDADSLFGDLLFPIVSLSVAIILFEGALTLKYQDIAGHGNMVRNLCTVGVLVTGLIAATVAHYALDISWQLAFLFGAIVTVTGPTVIVPMLRTVRPTTNLGNILRWEGIIIDPIGALLAVLVYEYIVSSQSAMSNTLFAFGKTIGIGLGFGLAVGYFLGVTLRHNLVPHYLRNTAVLTIILAAFAGSNYFAHESGLLTVTVAGFMLTNMRNVDVSDILEFKETLSVLLISGLFILLATRLDLGAVIDVGWAAAIVLVSIMFVARPLAVFISSIGTNLNLRELALLSWLAPRGIVAAAVSALFSLKLEELGYDGVEIMVPLVFLVIIATVVVQGLTAKSVAALLKVRAPVPNGFLLFGASQFSRMLAKELIRHDVSVRVADTNWDAIREARMQDIPVYFGNPMSEHAAIHLELNSIGTVLLLSPYKQLNPMVGYHFEHTLGKDKVWGLTSNELSTRPSHQVSKDYAKKLSLFDEGVTYGFLASAVNRGAQIKTTPLTPQFTFKDYMRKYGDKATPLMCIDENNHMHVMLSSDETIPHAGSKVISLVEPEMLDEEKVAGAAEN, translated from the coding sequence GTGTCAGATCCCACCATTGCTCTTGTTTCCGTTGGGTTACTCTCCATAAGCTGCCAATACCTCGCTTACAAGATCCGTTTACCCGCCATTTTACCGCTACTGGTTGTAGGGATTTTAGTTGGTCCGGTGTTTAACGTGCTCGACGCCGATTCATTATTTGGCGATCTGCTTTTCCCTATCGTTTCCTTATCCGTTGCCATCATTTTATTTGAGGGCGCGTTAACGCTTAAGTATCAGGACATAGCAGGTCATGGCAACATGGTTCGTAACCTCTGTACCGTGGGCGTTCTGGTTACCGGACTCATCGCGGCCACTGTTGCCCATTATGCGCTGGATATTTCCTGGCAGCTGGCTTTTTTATTTGGTGCAATCGTTACCGTGACAGGCCCCACCGTGATTGTTCCTATGTTAAGAACCGTGCGGCCCACAACAAACCTGGGCAACATTTTGCGCTGGGAAGGTATCATCATTGATCCTATCGGGGCATTGCTGGCCGTATTGGTATACGAATATATTGTTTCATCGCAAAGCGCCATGTCTAACACCTTATTCGCCTTTGGTAAAACCATTGGTATCGGCTTAGGTTTTGGTCTGGCCGTGGGCTATTTTCTTGGCGTCACACTGCGGCACAACCTGGTGCCGCATTATTTACGCAACACTGCCGTGTTAACCATTATCCTGGCGGCCTTTGCCGGTTCTAACTATTTCGCTCACGAATCCGGCCTGTTAACGGTTACCGTAGCTGGCTTTATGCTGACAAACATGCGCAATGTCGATGTATCAGATATTCTGGAGTTTAAAGAGACCCTCAGCGTACTGCTCATTTCTGGTCTGTTTATATTACTGGCGACACGGTTGGATCTTGGCGCGGTGATTGATGTGGGTTGGGCCGCTGCGATAGTGCTGGTATCGATTATGTTTGTTGCCCGCCCGTTGGCCGTTTTTATATCGTCTATCGGAACCAACTTAAACCTTCGCGAACTTGCCTTACTGAGCTGGTTGGCGCCGCGGGGAATCGTCGCTGCTGCGGTATCAGCGCTATTTTCGCTAAAACTGGAGGAGCTCGGCTACGACGGCGTAGAGATTATGGTACCACTGGTATTTCTGGTGATTATTGCTACCGTTGTGGTGCAGGGATTAACCGCGAAGTCAGTCGCGGCATTACTCAAAGTCCGCGCGCCCGTGCCCAATGGATTTTTGTTATTTGGTGCCAGTCAGTTTAGCCGTATGCTGGCTAAAGAGCTCATTCGTCATGATGTATCGGTGCGGGTAGCCGACACCAACTGGGACGCAATCCGGGAAGCGAGAATGCAGGACATTCCAGTCTACTTTGGCAACCCTATGTCTGAACATGCGGCCATACACTTAGAGCTAAACAGCATAGGCACGGTACTGCTGTTGTCGCCCTACAAGCAATTAAACCCCATGGTGGGCTATCATTTTGAACACACCCTGGGCAAGGACAAGGTGTGGGGGTTGACCAGCAACGAGCTCTCAACCCGGCCAAGCCATCAGGTGTCAAAGGATTACGCAAAAAAGCTCTCGCTGTTTGATGAGGGTGTCACCTATGGCTTTCTCGCCAGCGCGGTAAACAGAGGCGCACAAATCAAAACCACGCCTCTGACACCGCAATTTACCTTTAAAGATTACATGCGTAAGTATGGCGATAAAGCCACGCCGCTGATGTGTATTGATGAGAATAATCACATGCACGTGATGCTAAGCTCTGATGAAACCATCCCCCATGCAGGAAGCAAGGTGATTAGTTTGGTGGAACCGGAAATGCTGGATGAAGAAAAAGTCGCGGGTGCAGCAGAAAACTAA
- the thpR gene encoding RNA 2',3'-cyclic phosphodiesterase has protein sequence MRYFIGLDLSPADKLALENWRDKSLPEMPYNKPPAKSKQPERHLRPVPPANYHVTLCFLGSISPRQLEKTCQLLDDVTAAPFELTFDNTGYWSGPKIFHVAPSVIPEPLTHLASQTHSVARRAGIGVERREYRPHVTLIRNVKSDFPAPLFVPQLTCRFSQFHLFESVSGNSGVHYPIRCSWSLSAGNSVREKLLHGHF, from the coding sequence ATGCGTTATTTTATCGGACTCGACTTATCCCCCGCTGACAAACTTGCTTTAGAAAACTGGCGTGACAAGAGCCTGCCGGAAATGCCGTACAACAAGCCACCTGCCAAATCGAAGCAACCCGAGCGACACTTACGTCCGGTGCCCCCCGCGAACTATCATGTCACCTTGTGTTTTTTAGGTTCGATATCGCCGCGCCAGCTTGAAAAAACCTGTCAGCTGCTCGATGACGTTACGGCAGCGCCCTTTGAACTGACCTTCGACAACACCGGATATTGGTCGGGCCCAAAGATATTTCACGTTGCCCCCTCGGTAATACCTGAACCACTCACCCACCTTGCCAGTCAGACCCACTCGGTGGCACGGCGTGCCGGTATTGGAGTCGAGCGTCGTGAATACCGGCCACACGTCACCTTGATCAGAAACGTTAAAAGCGACTTTCCAGCGCCACTGTTTGTACCTCAGCTAACCTGCCGGTTTAGCCAGTTTCACCTGTTCGAATCGGTGTCGGGAAATTCAGGTGTGCATTATCCTATTCGCTGCAGTTGGTCACTTTCGGCGGGCAATTCGGTCAGAGAAAAGCTGCTCCATGGGCATTTTTAG